Below is a genomic region from Streptomyces sp. NBC_00461.
ACTGATGTCCGGCCTCTCGCTGCGCTACGAGCTGCCCGGCGAGCATCCCCTCACCGGGCAGCGCATGCCGGACGCCGACCTGGTGACCGAAGCAGGCCCGACCCGGCTGTCGGCCCTGTTCGGCTCGGGGCACGCCGTCCTGCTCGATCTGACCGCGACCGTCCCGGCCGACCTCCCGCTCCCCCCGCGAGTCGACCTCGTCCGTGCCACCTGCGCCGACGACCTCGGCGCGGCAGCCCTGCTCATCCGCCCCGACGGCTACGTCTCCTGGGCCGCGGACACCTCCACCGCCCGCGCCGACACCCTGCCTGCCGCGCTCGCCGCGCTCACCAGCGGCCTTGCGCAGGTGCACTGAGCGAGGCGGGCGCGCACGGCGGCACGCCACCAGAATGGGCCGTATGGACGCCGAAGCGAAGAACTACATCGACGGGATCGCACCCGAGCACCGCGCACTGTTCGACCGCGTGCACCGGTTGATTCTTGAGGCGTATCCCGAGGCGAACGTCGTGCTGGCGTACGGGTTGCCGACCTACCGGGTCGGCAACCGCAAGCTGCACGTCGGAGTGTGGCAGCACGGGGTCTCGGTCTACGGGTGGGACAAGGACGCGGGCGCGGGCCTCACCTCCCGCCATCCGCATCTCGTCAGCGGCAAGGGGACCATCCGACTGCGCTCCCAGGACGCGGAGGGCGTCACCGACGGGGAGTTGAGCGACCTCATCCGAGCCTCGCTGGGGCCTGGAACCACGCCGTAGCGGCCTCGCGCCGCCGCGTGGACCGGGGCGCCGAGAAAGATCTCGGGCGGCCATGTCGAGAACCCGAGACGGGCTCCGTCCCCGAGGTGAACGCGACCACAATGGGCGCACCAGTACCGAGGAGAACGACGATGGCCAAGTACCTGTTGCTCAAGCACTACCGAGGCGCTCCGGCTCCGGCCAACGACGTGCCCATGGACCAGTGGACGCCGGAGGAGATCTCGGCCCACGTGCAGTACATGCAGGACTTCGCGGCACGCCTTGAGGAGACCGGCGAGTTCATCGAAAGCCAGGGACTGGCCCCCGGAGGGACGTTCGTCCGGTACGACGGTGAGGGGCGACCGCCGGTCACCGACGGCCCGTTCGCCGAGACCAAGGACCTCATCGCCGGCTGGATGGTGATCGACGTCGACACCTACGAGCGCGCCCTCGAACTGGCCGGGGAACTGTCGGCCGCCCCCGGCGCGGGCGGCAAGCCGATCCACGAGTGGCTCGAACTGCGCCCGTTCATGACCGAGCACTGCACCATCACGGAGTGACCTCACCGATGAACGGGGCCCTGCTGA
It encodes:
- a CDS encoding YciI family protein, whose amino-acid sequence is MAKYLLLKHYRGAPAPANDVPMDQWTPEEISAHVQYMQDFAARLEETGEFIESQGLAPGGTFVRYDGEGRPPVTDGPFAETKDLIAGWMVIDVDTYERALELAGELSAAPGAGGKPIHEWLELRPFMTEHCTITE
- a CDS encoding DUF1801 domain-containing protein encodes the protein MDAEAKNYIDGIAPEHRALFDRVHRLILEAYPEANVVLAYGLPTYRVGNRKLHVGVWQHGVSVYGWDKDAGAGLTSRHPHLVSGKGTIRLRSQDAEGVTDGELSDLIRASLGPGTTP